Sequence from the bacterium genome:
TAGCTTGCCTATGGATGCGCTTTTGCGTATAGGTGTGCGTACGCTATGCATCCAGAACTGCTGAATAATTCCACCTTTCTCAGATACTACAAGCAGTGGCAGGATGACCCCGACTCCATAGTCTTTGCCCCTATCGCAGAGTACTTTCTCATGTACGGCATGATCGACGCCGCTTTCTCCGTGTGTCGCGAGGGAGTGAAGAGGCATCCGGGCTTCATAAGCGGACGCCTGGTCATGGCCCGCGTGCATTTGAGGCGCGGCAACTGGGAAGAGGCGGAGGGCGAGCTGATGCAGGCCCTCTCGATAAGGGCCGACAACGCGCAGGCGAAGGGGATGATGGAGGAGATCGCCGCGCTTCGCAGGGCCGAGCGCGACCGTCTGCGCGTGGAGCCGCGCACCGAACCGCGCCCTGTCGCTTTGCCCGTCGAAAACCATGCGGCCATCAGGCACCCCTCCTGGAACACGATCACCATGGCCGGCATACTCGCTGCGCAGGGGCACCGCGAGAGGGCCAAGGAGATATATCAGACCATCTTAACGGGGGACCCTTCCAACGCAGCCGCCAGGGCCGGCATCGAGGCGCTTGGCAGCGCAGGTTGATTCTCAATAGATGACTATCCTCAACAAGGAAAAGATCCTGGAGCAGGCAAAGATCTTTGTCGACGAAGGGAAATTCGACAAGGCCATAAGGGAGTATGAGAAGATAACTCTCGCCGATCCTGCGGACTTAAGGGTCAAACTCAGGATAGCGGAGCTCTACACCAAGCGAAAGCAGATCAACGACGCCATACGCCTCTATCGCGAGGTCGCGCACTCCTACACCGCCGACGGATTCCTGCTCAAGGCGGTGACCGTCTACAAGAACATCCTCAGGCTCAACCCGTCGCTCATCGAGGTCAACGAGGAGCTGGCCGGCCTCTACGAGAAGATGGGGCTCACGCACGATGCGGTGAGGCAGTTCGACATACTCGCTTCCACGCTCGACATGAAGGGCATGACCGACAAGGTCATCGACATCAGGAAGAAGATCGTGGCCCTCAACCCGGAGGACGGCACCGCCAGGGTCAGACTGGCGGAGACCTTTCAGCGCGACGGCAGAATGGAAGAGGCGATCGACCAGTACGAGGACTATGCCGCAAGGCTGGACAGGTCGGGCGCGGACAAGCGCAAGCTCGCCGACGTCTATGAGAAGATATTGGCGCACAGGCCCAAGAATTACGACCTCATGCGCAAGCTCATCGCCATCTACGAGGAGCTCTCCGATCACAAGAAAGCGCTCAAGTGGCTGGAGGACGGCAAGGAGATGACCGAGCGCGACCCGGGCCTGCTCAAGCTCGCCGCCGCCATCTACACCTCGCAGCACCAGGTCGAGACCGCGCGCGCGAAATACATGCTGCTCGCCGACATCGAGAACCAGAGCGGTCATCAGGACAAGGCGCTCGACGCGTACTTCGAGATACTGGTCCTTCTGCCCGACGAGGAGGACAGGCTTGAGAGGCGGGTCGAGGAGATAAGGCCGGGCGCAATGGCCGAGATGGTCGAGCGCGCGGCAGTCCGCCGCAAGGAGCTGGAGGAGCAGGAGGAGAGGCGCCAGATCGAGGAGGAGACGGAGAAGACGCAGAAGGCCGCCGCCGAGCAGGCCGAGGAGGAGCGCGCCGATGCGAAGCGGGCGCAGAGGGCCGCGAAGAAACAGGTTGCAGCCGCGCCGCAGAAGGCGCCGGCAAAGGCAGGGCCCGATCGCGGTCGCGCCGACTCCGCGTACAACTTAGGCATCGCCTACAGGAAGATGGGGCTCGCGCGTGAATCCGAGGCCGAGTTCAAGAAGGCTCTGGATATCTACAATGCCTGCGTCTCGGCCGGCATCGCGGACGAAGAGGCGAAGAGACGAATCGCGGAGATGGAGGCGGGGATTTCAGGCGCAGCGGTCCCCCCGGCCGAGGTCAAGCCCGAGGCTGGAGTTGAGAACAAGTCCGAGGCCAAGGCAAAGGTTGAAACTCCGAATAAGGCCGAGAAGGAAAAGAAGAAGATATCGTTCGTCTGACGAATCCGGGGGGATATGGATCACCTCGCTTACTACGAACTCAGGGAAGAGCCGTTCTCGATCGTGCCGCTCACGAACTTCTATTATCACAACGAGCAGCACGACCAGGCGTACCTGCGCCTCAGGCGCTCGGTCGAGGGCATGAAGGGGCTCGCGGTGCTCGTGGGCGAGGTCGGAACCGGCAAGACCCTGCTCGCGCGCAGGCTGCTCGAGTCGTTGCCGGACGATCAGTACGAGGCGGCCCTGCTGGTCGTGCTCCACTCAAGCGTTACCGGCAGCTGGCTGATAAAGCGCGTGGCCCAGCAGGTCGGCGTGACGGATACAGAGGGCGACAAGGTCGACGTGATCGGGAGGCTCTACGGGAGGCTCAACGAGATAGCGGAAGAGGGAAGGCGCGCGGTGATACTCATCGACGAGGCTCACATGCTGCGCTCGCCGGAGACGCTAGAGGAGGTGAGGGGGCTGCTCAACCTGGAGCTCTCGAACTCGAAACTCCTCTCCATCGTCATGTTCGGCATGCCGGAGCTGGACATGAGGCTCGCCTCGGAACCCGCGCTCAAGCAGCGCATGGCGGTCCGCTTTCAGCTAAAGAACTTCACGCGCGAGACCCTCGTCGACTACGTCCGCTTCCGCACTTTTCACGCAGGCTCCAACAAGCAGATCTTCTCCGCTAGCGCGCTCGAGGCCATATACGATTTCACCAGGGGCAACCCGAGGCTCGTGAACGTGGTCTGCGATAACTCCTTGTTCGAGGGATTCGTCCGCCGCGTCGATCTGCCGGTCGGCAGGGAAGTGGTGGAGAGCGTGGCCGCGGACCTGGGGCTCCCGCCCATGGATCCTGCCGACGAACCCGCGGAGCGCCGCTGAATATTGTTATGCGCTGCGTCTTGAACTCTTCCAGACGCTTCTATATCGTCGCCCGAAATCGAGGCAATAACAGGCATAAAGGGAGAGGATGATGACGGTTCCACGCGTTTCCATGTCAGGCGGCGGATGTTCCATGGCGGACGAGGATCTCAAGGCCGTTCGCGGGAAAGCGTCCAGGCTGATAGGCCAGGCTGTGGCCCAGGGGTTCGGCGAATTCCCGATCGATCACTCCTCATACGGCAAGGGCGTGCTCGCTCTATTCGTTGAGAAGAACATATGCGCCGTGCTCACGAAAGATTCCGGCGCCACCCCCCGGAACCACAACAAGTTGAGGCAGGAGTACAGGGCCGAGCAGCTGACCGAGTCCGAGGCCCTTGATAGGGGCGTGGTCGCG
This genomic interval carries:
- a CDS encoding tetratricopeptide repeat protein; this encodes MHPELLNNSTFLRYYKQWQDDPDSIVFAPIAEYFLMYGMIDAAFSVCREGVKRHPGFISGRLVMARVHLRRGNWEEAEGELMQALSIRADNAQAKGMMEEIAALRRAERDRLRVEPRTEPRPVALPVENHAAIRHPSWNTITMAGILAAQGHRERAKEIYQTILTGDPSNAAARAGIEALGSAG
- a CDS encoding tetratricopeptide repeat protein, with the translated sequence MTILNKEKILEQAKIFVDEGKFDKAIREYEKITLADPADLRVKLRIAELYTKRKQINDAIRLYREVAHSYTADGFLLKAVTVYKNILRLNPSLIEVNEELAGLYEKMGLTHDAVRQFDILASTLDMKGMTDKVIDIRKKIVALNPEDGTARVRLAETFQRDGRMEEAIDQYEDYAARLDRSGADKRKLADVYEKILAHRPKNYDLMRKLIAIYEELSDHKKALKWLEDGKEMTERDPGLLKLAAAIYTSQHQVETARAKYMLLADIENQSGHQDKALDAYFEILVLLPDEEDRLERRVEEIRPGAMAEMVERAAVRRKELEEQEERRQIEEETEKTQKAAAEQAEEERADAKRAQRAAKKQVAAAPQKAPAKAGPDRGRADSAYNLGIAYRKMGLARESEAEFKKALDIYNACVSAGIADEEAKRRIAEMEAGISGAAVPPAEVKPEAGVENKSEAKAKVETPNKAEKEKKKISFV
- a CDS encoding AAA family ATPase, translating into MDHLAYYELREEPFSIVPLTNFYYHNEQHDQAYLRLRRSVEGMKGLAVLVGEVGTGKTLLARRLLESLPDDQYEAALLVVLHSSVTGSWLIKRVAQQVGVTDTEGDKVDVIGRLYGRLNEIAEEGRRAVILIDEAHMLRSPETLEEVRGLLNLELSNSKLLSIVMFGMPELDMRLASEPALKQRMAVRFQLKNFTRETLVDYVRFRTFHAGSNKQIFSASALEAIYDFTRGNPRLVNVVCDNSLFEGFVRRVDLPVGREVVESVAADLGLPPMDPADEPAERR